GTTTTGAAATTTAGTTTATAAAAACTGCCTGGATTTTCCAGGTTGGGTTCGTCACTGGAGCCGTTGATCAGCTTTAGGGCTACGGTCTTTTTTTCAGGCAGGGGAATGAATTCGCCCCGTTCGGCGATGATCGTCCGGGTAGGTCTTTCTTTCTGGGGTTGATAGATTCTGATATTCTTTAGTTTATTGCCGTTTATCTCCTGGACAAAAATAATATATCCCTTGAACGTCTTGATAAATGTTCCTTCCTCCAGTAAGGCGGCGGGTTTTTTGGTGCCTATTTCAGCAAGCAGTTGCCGGGTAGCGAAGTGAGCCCGGGGTATGATCTGGTCGTTTAACATAATTGAAAACAGGCTTAAGACAAGCCCGAAGGTAACAACCGGCAGCAGGATGCTAAAGAGATTAAATCCTATGGCCTTAAGGGCAACGATTTCATTATCTGATGAAAGCCGGCCAAAAGTCAGAAGGGTCCCGGTTAATACAGCCATTGGGATGGTGTAATTAAGCAAATAGGGCAGAAGATAGATAAACAACCTTCCGACATAACTGATTTCTATTCCTTTAATTATGACTAATTCAGCCAGCTTGATAATATTTCCTATAAACATTACAAAAGTAAATATCAAAAGGGACAGGATGAACGAAACAGCCAATTCCTTTAATATGTAGCGCTGGAGAATTTTCATTTTTTTTGGTTAATTTCCCCGGGCCAGGGTCAGTACAGATACAGCGCACGCCCCGGCTTCCAACAATGTTTTTGAACACTCATTTGCGGTTGCTCCGCTGGTGAACACGTCATCGACCAACAGCACC
This genomic window from Candidatus Omnitrophota bacterium contains:
- a CDS encoding LptF/LptG family permease; its protein translation is MKILQRYILKELAVSFILSLLIFTFVMFIGNIIKLAELVIIKGIEISYVGRLFIYLLPYLLNYTIPMAVLTGTLLTFGRLSSDNEIVALKAIGFNLFSILLPVVTFGLVLSLFSIMLNDQIIPRAHFATRQLLAEIGTKKPAALLEEGTFIKTFKGYIIFVQEINGNKLKNIRIYQPQKERPTRTIIAERGEFIPLPEKKTVALKLINGSSDEPNLENPGSFYKLNFKTYYLTLDLAAQLAKKNIQKKPKDMTINELINETKKLKQSRINTSPLTREIHKKLSLSFASFVFVLIGLPLALLTRRGETTIGFGLSLGVIMIYYLFLMVVEALAMKGKFNPALCMWSPDILIAAAGIILFCLVVER